In Chitinophagales bacterium, a single genomic region encodes these proteins:
- a CDS encoding OmpA family protein has protein sequence MKKTFFLTTAFLLGFIISYAVNIKTETIYFEKDAYTLDNQSIQKLEKLSGSTMFYLNGYTDNDGSDNYNINLSKERVQSVKNYLIDKGVSKNKIETGFFGEENPVNENLNEKQKTLNRRVEIKYIDDPLLSFEVEKQCFTINNEKDTIIVGKEGTEIFFPAKAFANKKVEIKLQEFYKLLDVISANLTTTSNGLPLETSGMINVEAYANNKTLTLQKDIEIKFNKLGNNEDYTVFYGETDSKTMQQNWVSPLNNNNEVIEPENELLDYFAYGKNSVCTTSGDIHQELTEYWNKFCQEVDVYDLEIASCYNNARISATVDTNGIIKDIKTNFKEKNTACDLYFKERIAKYFPKAFETKNKNYESYINISFDIDIKNNSGTAKIKEQKKDENFDNTYYTNYTTNKIIMNSARLGYINCDRYLRNSSLISFPVAISNNANVRMVVKEYKSYFSGISTTGSGYQFNNIPENKDVILIATVIKNDKILLAIEETKTSKATFSNFNFKEVSKDQLQEAMENLPL, from the coding sequence ATGAAAAAGACATTTTTTTTAACCACCGCTTTCCTTTTGGGATTTATTATTTCTTATGCCGTAAATATAAAAACGGAAACTATTTATTTTGAAAAAGATGCTTATACCCTTGATAATCAATCTATTCAAAAATTAGAAAAACTTTCCGGCTCCACTATGTTTTACTTAAATGGCTATACCGACAATGACGGAAGCGATAATTATAATATTAATCTATCTAAAGAAAGAGTACAATCCGTTAAAAATTATCTCATTGACAAAGGGGTATCTAAAAATAAGATAGAGACAGGTTTTTTTGGAGAGGAAAATCCTGTAAACGAAAACTTAAATGAAAAGCAAAAAACCTTAAACCGCAGAGTAGAAATAAAATACATTGACGACCCTCTTTTGAGCTTTGAAGTTGAAAAGCAATGCTTTACTATCAATAATGAAAAAGATACTATAATTGTAGGAAAAGAAGGAACCGAAATATTTTTTCCGGCTAAGGCTTTTGCCAACAAAAAAGTAGAAATAAAATTGCAAGAATTTTATAAACTACTGGATGTAATATCTGCCAATTTAACTACTACAAGTAATGGACTACCTTTAGAAACATCCGGTATGATAAATGTAGAAGCTTATGCCAATAATAAAACTCTTACACTTCAAAAAGACATTGAAATTAAATTTAATAAATTAGGGAATAATGAAGATTATACTGTTTTTTATGGCGAAACGGACAGTAAAACAATGCAACAAAATTGGGTTTCTCCTCTTAATAATAATAATGAAGTAATAGAACCAGAAAACGAACTTCTTGATTATTTTGCTTACGGCAAAAATTCTGTTTGTACCACATCTGGCGATATTCATCAAGAATTAACGGAGTATTGGAATAAATTTTGTCAAGAAGTAGATGTTTATGATTTAGAAATTGCTTCTTGTTATAACAATGCCCGAATTTCTGCAACTGTAGATACTAATGGAATAATAAAAGATATTAAAACCAATTTTAAAGAAAAAAACACAGCTTGCGATTTATATTTTAAAGAAAGAATAGCAAAATATTTTCCTAAAGCTTTTGAAACCAAAAACAAGAATTACGAATCTTATATTAATATTTCATTTGATATAGATATAAAAAACAACTCGGGTACTGCTAAAATAAAAGAACAGAAAAAAGATGAAAATTTTGACAATACGTATTACACAAATTATACTACAAATAAAATAATAATGAATAGTGCAAGACTTGGTTATATAAATTGCGACAGATATTTGAGAAATAGCTCTTTAATTTCCTTTCCCGTTGCCATATCAAACAATGCTAATGTGCGTATGGTGGTAAAAGAATACAAATCTTATTTTAGTGGCATTTCTACAACAGGCAGTGGTTATCAATTTAATAATATACCGGAAAACAAAGATGTAATTCTTATTGCCACGGTAATTAAAAATGATAAGATATTATT
- a CDS encoding sigma-70 family RNA polymerase sigma factor yields MKINPKDISIIEKLRTGNRHAFEMLYKEHFNMVYYFVLKNNGNKEDAKDIFQETIIILFEKTKHKDFSLSCTVKTFIYSIARNLWLKKLRNKSKQVHIADFEQYIKVDINEHFEEKEEDDDDEKINLIMEKVKLLGEKCKALLTGFYFYKKSMQLLATELDYTNAANAKNQKYKCLKQLQKLVLENE; encoded by the coding sequence ATGAAGATTAACCCAAAAGATATTAGTATAATTGAAAAGCTGCGAACCGGTAACCGCCATGCCTTTGAAATGTTATATAAAGAACACTTTAATATGGTATATTATTTTGTTTTAAAAAACAATGGAAATAAAGAAGATGCTAAAGATATTTTTCAAGAAACAATTATTATTTTATTTGAAAAAACTAAGCATAAAGACTTTTCTCTTTCATGTACTGTAAAAACATTTATTTATTCTATAGCAAGAAATTTATGGTTAAAAAAACTAAGAAATAAAAGTAAGCAAGTACATATTGCTGATTTTGAGCAATATATTAAAGTAGATATAAATGAACATTTTGAAGAAAAAGAAGAAGACGATGATGATGAAAAAATTAATTTAATTATGGAAAAAGTTAAGCTACTTGGCGAAAAATGTAAGGCATTGCTCACAGGGTTTTATTTTTATAAAAAGAGCATGCAATTATTAGCTACAGAGTTGGATTATACTAATGCGGCAAATGCTAAAAACCAAAAGTATAAGTGCTTAAAACAACTACAAAAATTGGTATTAGAAAATGAATGA